A genomic segment from Glycine soja cultivar W05 chromosome 18, ASM419377v2, whole genome shotgun sequence encodes:
- the LOC114395588 gene encoding B3 domain-containing transcription factor VRN1-like isoform X1: MAATFPQQLLVKPIHFFKIITAHNVHEGKLMIPNKFVKKYGKRLQNTLFLKTPNGAEWKMILKKRDGKIWFQKGWKEFAEYHSLAHGHLLVFRWDVTSHFQVHIFDLSALEIEYPTEIIKGKTASNRKGNESPGDEHLECHRSGQKRKVNSVEFLQQCQMRSRKCVKVENTMILPRQALHHTATKCKGKSKAMDNQVTALDRASSFKSCNPFFLTVMHRTHISSHGSLNLPMKFCRSHLDLHKKRRLISLQVLSGRIWPAKYQIHKQKTAIRFKLSWNAFVKDNNLKVGDVCIFELVHGTKLTFLVHIFRETDSSNCSTSQESGQMRAACQSQRKELKTITATK, encoded by the exons ATGGCTGCTACATTTCCTCAACAACTTCTGGTGAAGCCAATCCACTTTTTCAAGATCATAACCGCTCACAATGTTCATGAAGGAAAGCTA ATGATCCCAAATAAGTTTGTGAAGAAATATGGAAAACGCTTACAAAATACTCTATTTCTGAAGACTCCAAATGGTGCTGAAtggaaaatgattttgaaaaaacgTGACGGTAAAATATGGTTTCAAAAGGGATGGAAAGAGTTTGCAGAGTATCACTCTCTAGCTCATGGCCATCTTTTGGTTTTCAGATGGGATGTAACTTCTCATTTTCAGGTACACATCTTTGATTTGAGTGCCTTAGAGATTGAGTACCCTACCGAAATAATAAAAGGTAAAACAGCCTCCAATAGAAAAGGAAATGAATCTCCAGGTGATGAACATTTGGAGTGTCACAGATCAGGTCAAAAGAGAAAAGTTAACTCAGTTGAATTTCTTCAACAATGTCAAATGAGAAGTCGCAAGTGTGTTAAAGTTGAGAACACGATGATACTGCCAAGGCAGGCTCTGCATCACACTGCCACAAAATGCAAAG GAAAATCGAAGGCTATGGATAACCAAGTTACAGCTCTTGATAGAGCAAGTTCTTTCAAATCTTGTAATCCATTCTTCTTGACCGTCATGCATCGAACCCACATCAGTTCTCACGGTAGTCTG AACTTACCAATGAAGTTCTGTAGGAGTCACCTTGATTTGCACAAGAAGCGGAGACTTATCAGCCTTCAGGTGTTAAGTGGGAGAATTTGGCCTGCAAAGTATCAGATCCATAAACAAAAGACTGCTATAAGATTTAAACTCTCATGGAACGCATTTGTCAAGGACAATAACTTGAAAGTTGGTGATGTTTGCATCTTTGAACTCGTTCATGGAACTAAACTAACCTTCCTGGTTCACATCTTCAGAGAGACAGATAGTTCAAATTGTTCAACGTCTCAAG AATCTGGTCAAATGAGAGCAGCTTGTCAAAGTCAGAGAAAAGAATTGAAAACCATCACTGCTACCAAATAA
- the LOC114395588 gene encoding B3 domain-containing transcription factor VRN1-like isoform X2 produces the protein MIPNKFVKKYGKRLQNTLFLKTPNGAEWKMILKKRDGKIWFQKGWKEFAEYHSLAHGHLLVFRWDVTSHFQVHIFDLSALEIEYPTEIIKGKTASNRKGNESPGDEHLECHRSGQKRKVNSVEFLQQCQMRSRKCVKVENTMILPRQALHHTATKCKGKSKAMDNQVTALDRASSFKSCNPFFLTVMHRTHISSHGSLNLPMKFCRSHLDLHKKRRLISLQVLSGRIWPAKYQIHKQKTAIRFKLSWNAFVKDNNLKVGDVCIFELVHGTKLTFLVHIFRETDSSNCSTSQESGQMRAACQSQRKELKTITATK, from the exons ATGATCCCAAATAAGTTTGTGAAGAAATATGGAAAACGCTTACAAAATACTCTATTTCTGAAGACTCCAAATGGTGCTGAAtggaaaatgattttgaaaaaacgTGACGGTAAAATATGGTTTCAAAAGGGATGGAAAGAGTTTGCAGAGTATCACTCTCTAGCTCATGGCCATCTTTTGGTTTTCAGATGGGATGTAACTTCTCATTTTCAGGTACACATCTTTGATTTGAGTGCCTTAGAGATTGAGTACCCTACCGAAATAATAAAAGGTAAAACAGCCTCCAATAGAAAAGGAAATGAATCTCCAGGTGATGAACATTTGGAGTGTCACAGATCAGGTCAAAAGAGAAAAGTTAACTCAGTTGAATTTCTTCAACAATGTCAAATGAGAAGTCGCAAGTGTGTTAAAGTTGAGAACACGATGATACTGCCAAGGCAGGCTCTGCATCACACTGCCACAAAATGCAAAG GAAAATCGAAGGCTATGGATAACCAAGTTACAGCTCTTGATAGAGCAAGTTCTTTCAAATCTTGTAATCCATTCTTCTTGACCGTCATGCATCGAACCCACATCAGTTCTCACGGTAGTCTG AACTTACCAATGAAGTTCTGTAGGAGTCACCTTGATTTGCACAAGAAGCGGAGACTTATCAGCCTTCAGGTGTTAAGTGGGAGAATTTGGCCTGCAAAGTATCAGATCCATAAACAAAAGACTGCTATAAGATTTAAACTCTCATGGAACGCATTTGTCAAGGACAATAACTTGAAAGTTGGTGATGTTTGCATCTTTGAACTCGTTCATGGAACTAAACTAACCTTCCTGGTTCACATCTTCAGAGAGACAGATAGTTCAAATTGTTCAACGTCTCAAG AATCTGGTCAAATGAGAGCAGCTTGTCAAAGTCAGAGAAAAGAATTGAAAACCATCACTGCTACCAAATAA
- the LOC114394495 gene encoding cytochrome b5, seed isoform-like yields the protein MGGERNKVFTLAEVSQHNNAKDCWLVIHGKVYNVTKFLEDHPGGDEVLLSSTGKDATNDFEDIGHSTSAVAMMDEFYVGDIDTSTIPSKVKYTPPKQPHYNQDKTPEFIIRILQFLVPLFILGLAVGIRFYTKST from the exons ATGGGTGGGGAGCGCAACAAGGTCTTCACTTTGGCCGAGGTCTCTCAGCACAACAATGCCAAAGACTGTTGGCTTGTCATTCATGGCAAG GTTTATAATGTAACAAAGTTTTTGGAAGATCACCCTGGTGGGGATGAGGTCCTGTTGTCTTCCACAG GGAAAGATGCAACCAATGATTTTGAGGATATTGGTCACAGCACCAGTGCCGTAGCCATGATGGATGAGTTCTATGTTGGAGACATTGATACATCAACCATCCCCAGCAAGGTTAAGTACACTCCTCCAAAACAACCTCACTATAACCAGGACAAGACTCCGGAGTTCATCATAAGGATCCTCCAGTTTCTAGTTCCGTTGTTTATCTTGGGTTTGGCAGTTGGCATTCGTTTCTACACCAAATCAACATGA